The following proteins are co-located in the Deinococcus metallilatus genome:
- the udk gene encoding uridine kinase: protein MTSPFVIGVAGGSGSGKTTVTRRVIETVGAGGVAVLNQDNYYRAQDDIPFEARLKTNYDHPAAFDWALLREHLDALLAGVPIEMPEYDFTQHTRSQETTTVLPAPVVVLEGFFALYDPELRERMHLKVFVDADADVRFIRRLTRDTQERGRTPESVIAQYLEFVRPMHLSFVEPTKRYADVIIPHGGMNEPALDMLAARIRTTI from the coding sequence ATGACTTCCCCCTTCGTCATCGGCGTCGCGGGTGGCTCGGGCAGCGGCAAGACCACCGTGACGCGGCGGGTGATCGAGACGGTGGGCGCGGGGGGCGTGGCGGTGCTCAACCAGGACAACTATTACCGCGCGCAGGACGATATTCCCTTCGAGGCGCGGCTCAAAACCAATTACGACCATCCGGCGGCCTTCGACTGGGCGCTGCTGCGCGAGCATCTGGACGCGCTGCTGGCGGGCGTGCCCATCGAGATGCCCGAATACGACTTCACGCAGCACACCCGCTCACAGGAGACGACCACGGTGCTGCCCGCGCCGGTCGTCGTGCTGGAGGGCTTCTTCGCGCTGTACGACCCGGAGCTGCGCGAGCGGATGCACCTCAAGGTCTTCGTGGACGCCGATGCGGACGTGCGCTTTATCCGGAGGTTGACACGCGACACGCAGGAACGCGGCCGCACGCCCGAAAGCGTGATCGCGCAGTACCTGGAATTCGTGCGCCCCATGCACCTCAGCTTCGTGGAACCCACCAAACGCTACGCCGACGTGATCATCCCCCACGGCGGCATGAACGAACCCGCGCTGGACATGCTCGCCGCCCGCATCCGCACCACGATCTGA
- a CDS encoding DUF5693 family protein, with product MTDPNPTRPPLMARAAPGPLAPRSPDAPPPTRSRLTVPLLAVILLSLIPALVLAWQRVQFEQAQKTVALVMDYPAMAVQAQRVGLEPQALLDRYKALGVNGAAVYEDVIGNLVQRGDLYERRGSDLAAENPGEGVNPQWVYMRALTPRGAEELRTLPGRYTIPTREVTIAGQKWLGWPTDPDFLPAGPNMPLINDLKAQGLVVVYRPYDDEALRDPAGDWPDVPFIAFTGDEVIGARVPERLERVNQALGNRLPAIIESSDQRGLDTLVETHGGARMFALNPSWQNRIGPIDTASKYALAARERSQRLLYLRPFPTVYETTTFLKRTSDLLQHSGVKVGQPVITPFQPNATLRWLSVFGPLAALLLLGLSFPLPRLGLAVAMLAGLAALGLNGLRPFESVALIAAITFPALGLVLRRSKVTDWFLATGLSLIGVLFVSGLGANRDSVLGLEPFKGVGLTLLVPLVFVGLSFLPRQDIRKTAQDIYNAPLRLGDIAVMALGLGVFALVFLRRGNSTGLGVSDTEAQLRQNLQDTIIRPRFKEVAGHPLGLLGLSGVLPGYFSLLLLLGGVVGQASILNTFSHFHTPLLISAARVFIGLGVGLLLGLILIPVVQYLLRLWNTYGTRRAPKDPAAEVRA from the coding sequence GTGACCGACCCCAACCCCACCCGTCCGCCCCTCATGGCCCGCGCCGCACCCGGCCCGCTCGCACCCCGCTCACCCGACGCGCCGCCGCCGACCCGCTCGCGCCTGACCGTGCCGCTGCTGGCAGTGATCCTGCTGTCGCTGATTCCGGCGCTGGTGCTGGCGTGGCAGCGGGTGCAGTTCGAGCAGGCCCAGAAGACGGTGGCCCTGGTGATGGATTACCCGGCGATGGCCGTGCAGGCGCAGCGGGTCGGGCTGGAACCGCAGGCGCTGCTGGACCGTTACAAGGCGCTCGGTGTGAATGGCGCCGCCGTGTACGAGGACGTGATCGGCAACCTGGTGCAGCGCGGCGACCTGTACGAGCGGCGGGGGTCGGACCTGGCCGCCGAGAATCCGGGGGAGGGCGTGAACCCGCAGTGGGTGTATATGCGGGCGCTGACGCCGCGGGGCGCCGAGGAACTGCGGACACTCCCCGGGCGCTACACCATTCCCACCCGCGAGGTCACGATTGCCGGGCAGAAGTGGCTGGGCTGGCCCACCGACCCGGACTTCCTGCCCGCCGGGCCGAACATGCCGCTGATCAACGACCTCAAGGCTCAGGGCCTGGTCGTGGTCTACCGCCCCTACGACGACGAGGCCCTGCGCGACCCGGCGGGCGACTGGCCCGACGTGCCCTTCATCGCCTTTACCGGCGACGAGGTGATCGGGGCGCGCGTACCCGAGCGGCTGGAGCGGGTCAACCAGGCGCTGGGGAACCGCCTGCCCGCCATCATCGAAAGTTCGGACCAGCGCGGGCTGGACACGCTGGTGGAGACGCACGGCGGGGCGCGGATGTTCGCGCTGAACCCGAGCTGGCAGAACCGCATCGGGCCGATCGACACCGCCAGCAAGTACGCCCTGGCCGCCCGCGAACGCAGCCAGCGCCTGCTGTACCTGCGGCCCTTCCCGACCGTGTACGAGACGACCACGTTCCTGAAGCGCACCTCGGACCTGCTCCAGCACTCCGGGGTGAAGGTGGGGCAGCCCGTGATCACGCCCTTCCAGCCCAACGCTACGCTGCGCTGGCTGAGTGTGTTCGGGCCGCTGGCCGCGCTGCTGCTGCTGGGGCTGAGCTTCCCGCTGCCCCGGCTGGGGTTGGCGGTGGCGATGCTCGCGGGGCTGGCCGCGCTGGGGCTGAACGGGTTGCGGCCCTTCGAAAGCGTGGCCCTGATCGCGGCGATCACCTTTCCGGCGCTGGGGCTGGTGCTGCGGCGCTCCAAGGTGACCGACTGGTTCCTGGCGACGGGCCTCTCGCTGATCGGCGTGCTGTTCGTCTCCGGGCTGGGGGCCAACCGTGACAGCGTGCTGGGCCTCGAACCCTTCAAGGGCGTGGGCCTGACGCTGCTGGTGCCGCTGGTGTTCGTGGGCCTGAGCTTCCTGCCCCGGCAGGACATCCGCAAGACGGCGCAGGACATCTACAACGCGCCCCTGCGCCTGGGTGACATCGCGGTGATGGCGCTGGGCCTGGGCGTCTTCGCGCTGGTCTTCCTGCGGCGGGGCAACAGCACCGGCCTGGGCGTGAGCGACACCGAGGCGCAATTGCGGCAGAACCTTCAGGACACCATCATCCGCCCGCGCTTCAAGGAAGTGGCGGGGCATCCGCTCGGGTTGCTCGGCCTGAGCGGCGTGCTGCCGGGGTACTTCAGCCTGCTGCTCCTGCTGGGCGGCGTGGTGGGGCAGGCGAGCATCCTCAACACCTTCTCGCACTTCCACACGCCGCTGCTGATCAGCGCCGCCCGCGTCTTTATCGGCCTGGGCGTGGGGCTGCTGCTGGGGCTGATTCTCATCCCGGTGGTGCAGTACCTGCTGCGCCTCTGGAACACCTACGGCACCCGCCGCGCTCCCAAGGACCCCGCCGCCGAGGTGCGGGCGTGA
- the csaB gene encoding polysaccharide pyruvyl transferase CsaB: MRVVVSGYYGFGNTGDEAIALAITRELKQQGARPLLLSNTPAETARACGCESAARMNPAALLGALARSQVVLSGGGGLLQDKTSARTLSYYLGVIRLARRLGKRVVIFNQSIGPLSEEGGRKVAAALRGLRVIVRDRGSLDTLRALGIEGELGGDPALLLSPTPGLTRDPGRVIIAPRGDVTDAAEGLKTVTARLREQGRHVTALAFMPEQDDAAAYSLGADEVLSTRDPQVALDAIASAGFVVGVRLHAVILAAAAGVPFAGVSYDPKVQGFCADGGAPAFPTTFDPTVLCQQALSRTAPDWEAVAGMKARAERSFKRALAP, translated from the coding sequence ATGAGGGTCGTCGTCAGCGGCTACTACGGCTTCGGCAACACCGGGGACGAGGCCATCGCGCTGGCGATCACGCGCGAACTGAAACAACAGGGCGCGCGGCCGCTCCTCCTCTCCAATACGCCCGCCGAGACGGCCCGCGCCTGCGGGTGCGAGAGCGCCGCGCGCATGAATCCCGCCGCCCTGCTGGGCGCCCTGGCTCGCTCACAGGTGGTGCTGTCGGGGGGAGGGGGCCTCTTGCAGGACAAGACGAGTGCCCGCACCCTCAGCTATTACCTGGGGGTGATCCGGCTCGCTCGGCGGCTGGGCAAGCGCGTGGTGATCTTCAACCAGAGCATCGGCCCGCTCAGCGAGGAAGGGGGGCGCAAGGTGGCGGCGGCCTTGCGGGGCCTGCGGGTGATCGTCCGCGACCGGGGCAGCCTGGACACGCTGCGGGCGCTGGGGATCGAGGGCGAACTGGGAGGGGACCCGGCGCTGCTCCTCTCCCCTACCCCCGGCCTGACCCGCGACCCCGGGCGCGTCATCATTGCGCCACGGGGCGACGTGACGGACGCGGCGGAAGGGCTGAAGACGGTCACGGCCCGCCTGCGCGAACAGGGGCGCCACGTGACGGCCCTGGCCTTCATGCCCGAGCAGGACGACGCGGCGGCGTATAGCCTGGGCGCGGACGAGGTGCTGAGTACCCGTGACCCCCAGGTGGCGCTGGACGCCATCGCCTCCGCGGGCTTCGTGGTCGGGGTGCGGCTTCATGCGGTCATTCTGGCCGCCGCCGCCGGGGTGCCCTTCGCGGGCGTCAGTTATGACCCCAAGGTGCAGGGCTTCTGCGCGGACGGGGGCGCTCCTGCCTTCCCGACGACCTTCGACCCCACAGTCCTCTGCCAGCAGGCCCTCTCCCGCACGGCCCCGGACTGGGAGGCCGTCGCCGGGATGAAGGCGCGGGCCGAGCGGAGTTTCAAGCGGGCGCTGGCCCCCTGA
- a CDS encoding M20/M25/M40 family metallo-hydrolase — MPLSYLTRIAQTPAPTFEEGARADLIADLWRDLGYDVVRDEVGNVLTCLTPPGTEGKPALLLAAHLDTVFARGTDVTVREERGRLVGPGVGDNSASLAVVTALLRDLHGHAQTLRRPLWVAANVGEEGLGDLRGTKYLLARHRDRLGALIAVDGYLGVAVTRAVGVRRYRAVFLGPGGHSWGDQAPSALHALGAAISALYALHRPVSPRTTLNVGLASGGTSVNSIASSAELLLDLRSLDPVVLADLDTRAQAVLHAAAREAGVSVRLERVGDRPGGDLGAEPLLDLAREAAREVHTDLRLASSSTDANAAAPCHLPAIALGVYRGGNAHREDEWVQASSLGTGLRFLRRVVDLYQRRPVA; from the coding sequence ATGCCCCTCTCGTACCTCACGCGCATCGCGCAAACGCCTGCCCCCACTTTCGAGGAGGGCGCGCGCGCTGACCTGATCGCGGACCTGTGGCGTGACCTGGGCTACGACGTGGTCCGCGACGAGGTGGGCAACGTCCTGACGTGCCTGACGCCGCCCGGAACGGAAGGCAAACCCGCGCTGCTGCTGGCGGCCCACCTGGACACCGTCTTTGCGCGCGGCACCGACGTGACCGTGCGCGAGGAACGCGGGCGGCTGGTGGGGCCGGGCGTGGGCGACAACAGCGCCAGCCTGGCGGTCGTGACGGCCCTGCTGCGCGACCTGCACGGGCACGCGCAGACCCTGCGCCGCCCCCTCTGGGTGGCCGCCAACGTGGGCGAGGAAGGGCTGGGCGACCTGCGCGGGACCAAGTACCTGCTGGCCCGGCACCGCGACCGGCTGGGGGCCTTGATCGCGGTGGACGGCTACCTGGGCGTGGCGGTCACGCGGGCGGTCGGCGTGCGGCGCTACCGGGCCGTGTTCCTGGGACCGGGGGGGCACTCCTGGGGGGACCAGGCCCCCAGCGCCCTGCACGCGCTCGGCGCGGCGATCAGCGCCCTGTATGCCCTGCACCGCCCGGTCAGCCCGCGCACCACCCTGAACGTGGGCCTGGCCTCGGGCGGCACCAGCGTGAACTCCATTGCCAGCAGCGCCGAACTGCTGCTGGACCTGCGTTCCCTGGACCCGGTGGTGCTGGCCGACCTCGATACCCGGGCGCAGGCGGTGCTGCACGCCGCCGCCCGCGAGGCCGGGGTATCCGTGCGCCTGGAGCGGGTGGGCGACCGCCCCGGCGGGGACCTGGGCGCCGAACCACTGCTCGACCTCGCCCGGGAAGCGGCCCGCGAGGTCCACACCGACCTGCGCCTGGCCTCCAGCAGCACCGACGCGAACGCCGCCGCGCCCTGCCACCTCCCGGCCATCGCGCTGGGCGTCTACCGGGGCGGCAATGCCCACCGCGAGGACGAGTGGGTGCAGGCGAGCAGCCTGGGAACGGGCCTGCGCTTTCTGCGCCGCGTCGTGGACCTGTACCAGCGCCGCCCGGTGGCGTGA
- a CDS encoding DR2241 family protein: MRSLVLIGHGSHLNGESAGAVYRYAELLRARGLYDEVVEGYWKEEPSLRQVLRTTRSTDVTVIPMFISEGYFTETVIPRELGLGHQGPVPEGGVARVLGGKTVRYTLPYGVHPGMADVILARAREVLPDLSAQDTALIVLGHGTTRNENSNRVIYCNAEQLRASGHFAEVHALFLDEDPKVGTWPEVVRSPRVVVVPFFASEGWHTLETIPEDMGLTGEVTVFPENPHGPQTVYYARPVGTHASVADVILHLAEEARGASERGGDEDRTHAEAWAAFLALARQGTRVGEALITPHGGLFEIRHALDEGRPSDDLTTVVTPEGLRDLTRRDEGGHHRPVHTFRTLPRGWRAVLSEADLPRGMHSLYPAVVEESYAHQTHTLRATPWPTTARRQTGIYTKVQRATPEQVEAVSREVCSRCLKTRLWAGEKLPLTFFAGVPGAIPCPEACTYFIAEVREEVSGKRGQETVSGE; the protein is encoded by the coding sequence ATGCGTTCCCTCGTGCTGATCGGTCACGGCTCGCACCTGAACGGCGAGTCGGCGGGCGCGGTCTACCGGTATGCGGAGCTGCTCCGCGCGCGCGGCCTCTACGACGAGGTCGTGGAAGGCTACTGGAAAGAAGAACCGTCGCTGCGGCAGGTGCTCAGGACCACCCGCAGCACCGACGTGACGGTGATCCCGATGTTCATCAGTGAGGGCTACTTCACCGAGACGGTGATCCCGCGCGAACTGGGGCTGGGCCACCAGGGGCCGGTGCCGGAAGGGGGCGTGGCCCGCGTGCTGGGCGGCAAGACCGTACGTTACACCCTCCCCTACGGCGTGCATCCCGGCATGGCGGACGTGATCCTGGCCCGCGCCCGCGAGGTGCTGCCCGACCTCAGCGCCCAGGACACCGCCCTGATCGTGCTGGGCCACGGCACCACCCGCAACGAGAACTCCAACCGCGTGATCTACTGCAACGCCGAGCAACTGCGCGCCTCCGGGCACTTCGCGGAAGTCCACGCCCTCTTTCTGGACGAGGATCCGAAGGTGGGCACCTGGCCGGAGGTGGTGCGCTCACCGCGCGTCGTCGTCGTCCCCTTCTTCGCCTCGGAAGGCTGGCACACCCTCGAAACCATCCCCGAGGACATGGGCCTGACCGGTGAGGTGACGGTCTTCCCCGAGAACCCGCACGGCCCACAGACGGTGTATTACGCCAGACCGGTCGGCACCCACGCCAGCGTCGCGGACGTGATCCTGCATCTGGCGGAGGAAGCGCGCGGCGCGTCCGAGAGGGGCGGCGACGAGGACCGCACCCACGCGGAGGCCTGGGCCGCCTTCCTGGCCCTCGCCCGCCAGGGCACGCGGGTGGGCGAGGCGCTGATCACCCCGCACGGCGGCCTGTTCGAGATTCGTCATGCGCTGGACGAGGGCCGTCCCAGCGACGACCTCACCACGGTGGTGACGCCGGAGGGCCTGCGCGACCTCACCCGGCGCGACGAGGGGGGGCACCACCGCCCGGTGCACACCTTCCGCACCCTGCCGCGCGGCTGGCGGGCGGTGCTGTCGGAAGCCGACCTCCCGCGCGGGATGCATTCCCTCTACCCCGCCGTCGTCGAGGAAAGCTACGCGCACCAGACCCACACCCTGCGCGCGACGCCCTGGCCGACCACCGCCCGCCGCCAGACCGGCATCTATACCAAGGTGCAGCGCGCTACCCCCGAACAGGTCGAGGCCGTATCGCGCGAAGTGTGCAGCCGTTGCCTCAAGACCCGCCTGTGGGCCGGGGAAAAGTTGCCCCTCACCTTCTTCGCGGGCGTGCCCGGCGCCATTCCCTGCCCGGAAGCCTGCACCTACTTCATCGCGGAAGTGCGCGAGGAGGTCAGCGGGAAGCGGGGGCAAGAGACGGTGAGTGGTGAGTAG
- a CDS encoding VC0807 family protein, translating into MTAPQAAKPRARVPKTVWDLIFTLVIPILILSPNMLGSGISVADLLGGGTGGNIRAYLIAALIPVAYVLVDLTVNRNVSPVALIGGAGAIVSGALAFWYVDGFWYAIKDSARSYLTGILFLLSAATSVPLFRVFLDAASIGEKPEDRAATQQAMRDPGVHRGLVLGTVVFAIVDLIGGVVNSVVNYGHVTAKFGTDAFNAQVAEVNAIMRVPGLVISLIGVGLAIYFVQAAVKRRYGAGASLLEPSKLAQKMRERGEVGA; encoded by the coding sequence ATGACCGCCCCGCAAGCCGCCAAACCCCGCGCCCGCGTCCCCAAGACCGTCTGGGACCTGATCTTCACGCTGGTGATCCCGATCCTGATCCTGAGTCCGAACATGCTGGGCAGCGGGATCAGCGTCGCGGACCTGCTGGGGGGCGGGACTGGCGGGAATATCCGGGCCTATCTGATCGCCGCGCTGATTCCGGTCGCCTACGTGCTGGTGGATCTGACCGTGAACCGCAACGTCAGCCCGGTCGCCCTGATCGGTGGGGCGGGGGCCATCGTCAGCGGGGCGCTGGCCTTCTGGTACGTGGACGGCTTCTGGTACGCCATCAAGGACAGCGCCCGGTCGTACCTCACCGGCATCCTGTTCTTGCTGAGTGCCGCGACCAGTGTGCCCCTCTTCCGCGTCTTTCTGGACGCCGCCAGCATCGGGGAGAAGCCGGAAGACCGCGCGGCCACGCAACAGGCCATGCGCGATCCGGGCGTCCACCGGGGGCTGGTGCTGGGCACCGTCGTCTTCGCCATCGTGGACCTGATCGGCGGCGTGGTGAACAGCGTCGTCAATTACGGCCACGTGACCGCCAAATTCGGCACCGACGCCTTCAACGCACAGGTGGCCGAGGTGAACGCGATCATGCGGGTGCCGGGCCTGGTCATCAGCCTGATCGGCGTGGGCCTCGCCATCTACTTCGTGCAGGCGGCCGTTAAACGGCGTTACGGGGCCGGGGCCAGCCTGCTGGAGCCGTCCAAGCTGGCGCAGAAGATGCGGGAGCGGGGGGAAGTGGGCGCGTAG
- a CDS encoding metallophosphoesterase family protein translates to MIRLAVLSDLHANLEATLAVHADVQRRGISEIWVLGDLVGKGPRPREVVEWTQAHAARVIQGNWDARVAGATNRPQDLWPRSKLTPEQLSYLAGLPYGIEEQFGGAWWRFVHASSKGLFHRLYPHSSLSEQLEAYAPNPQFGLKAQADALVYADVHETLMLDVEGRPLINTGSVGNPLDSTLPSYLILEFDPQSPAHSATFVRLTYNRDAEIAAAEASGMPFTREYIAELLTGAYQKRRARTGE, encoded by the coding sequence ATGATCCGTCTCGCCGTTCTCTCGGACCTGCACGCCAATCTGGAGGCGACGCTGGCCGTACACGCGGACGTGCAGCGGCGGGGTATCAGTGAAATCTGGGTGCTGGGCGATCTGGTGGGCAAGGGGCCGCGCCCGCGCGAGGTGGTCGAGTGGACCCAGGCGCACGCCGCGCGCGTGATCCAGGGCAACTGGGACGCCCGGGTGGCCGGGGCCACCAACCGCCCCCAGGACCTCTGGCCGCGCTCCAAGCTCACGCCCGAGCAGCTTTCCTATCTGGCCGGGCTGCCCTACGGCATCGAGGAGCAGTTCGGCGGCGCGTGGTGGCGTTTCGTCCATGCCAGCTCCAAGGGCCTCTTTCACCGCCTGTACCCGCACAGCAGCCTCTCCGAACAGCTCGAAGCCTACGCCCCCAACCCCCAGTTCGGCCTCAAGGCGCAGGCCGACGCCCTGGTCTACGCCGACGTGCACGAAACGCTGATGCTCGACGTGGAAGGCCGCCCCCTGATCAACACCGGCTCGGTCGGCAATCCGCTGGACAGCACCCTGCCGAGTTACCTGATTCTGGAATTCGACCCGCAAAGCCCCGCCCACAGCGCCACCTTCGTCCGCCTCACCTACAACCGCGACGCCGAGATCGCCGCCGCCGAGGCCAGCGGGATGCCCTTTACCCGCGAGTACATCGCGGAACTGCTGACGGGAGCGTACCAGAAGCGGCGGGCGCGCACGGGGGAGTAG
- a CDS encoding proline--tRNA ligase, with amino-acid sequence MRVSQGLFVTWREAPSDAETRGIVMLSRAGFVRKLGSGLYANLPLMQRVLLRLEAVIRQELSGVAQEVSFPILQPESLWRESGRWEAYTRAEGIMFTMQDRAGRQLALGPTHEEVAVAVMRDMVQSYRDLPVSMYQIGRKFRDELRPRFGLLRTREFTMKDGYSFHASPEDLRAHFEVMSGVYARLLTRLGVRWRAVEADSGNIGGADSREFMVLTDVGEDEVLYSADGRYAANAERAVSRPAEATPSPFHTFTRHHTPGTATVATACAVLGCEPAHMVKNVLYDAVFSQEGGTLLVPVLVSLRGDHAVNPVKLWNAVQARAERFGGGTLISLEVAQTGAWAEGELPLGYIAPDLPDRVIARREGLYPAFLRLCDEAAAEARNFTTGANEADWHVTGANWGEHYQLPDVVEVRQARAGDVLLHDPSQVLHSARGIEVGHVFQLGTKYAQAMNARFTAADGTAQPFHMGCYGIGVTRLAQAIAEQLSDERGLVWPAVIAPYQVILTVVDVQDERQMQAAESLYAQLRAAGVDVLLDDRPERAGVKFADAELTGIPYRVTLGRALDQGEVEVKVRRTGEVRRLALAEVAAALQGEPGWATSPAGAGRATLLPHA; translated from the coding sequence ATGCGGGTATCGCAAGGGTTGTTTGTGACGTGGCGCGAGGCGCCGTCGGATGCGGAGACGCGCGGGATTGTGATGCTGTCGCGCGCCGGGTTTGTTCGGAAGCTGGGGAGCGGGCTATACGCGAACCTGCCGCTGATGCAGCGCGTGCTGCTCAGGCTGGAGGCGGTGATCCGCCAGGAACTTTCCGGTGTGGCGCAGGAGGTGAGTTTCCCCATCCTGCAACCGGAAAGCCTGTGGCGCGAGTCGGGGCGCTGGGAGGCCTACACGCGGGCCGAGGGCATCATGTTCACCATGCAGGACCGGGCGGGGCGGCAACTCGCGCTGGGGCCGACGCATGAGGAGGTCGCGGTGGCGGTCATGCGGGACATGGTGCAGAGTTACCGCGACCTGCCCGTGAGCATGTACCAGATCGGGCGCAAGTTCCGCGACGAACTCCGGCCCCGCTTCGGCCTGCTGCGGACGCGCGAGTTCACCATGAAGGACGGCTACAGCTTCCATGCCTCCCCGGAGGACCTGCGGGCCCACTTCGAGGTGATGAGCGGCGTGTATGCGCGCCTCCTGACCCGCCTGGGCGTGCGGTGGCGGGCGGTGGAGGCCGACAGCGGCAACATCGGCGGGGCCGACAGCCGCGAATTCATGGTGCTGACCGACGTGGGTGAAGACGAGGTGCTGTACAGCGCGGATGGCCGGTACGCCGCGAACGCGGAGCGGGCTGTCTCCCGCCCGGCGGAAGCCACGCCGAGTCCGTTTCACACCTTCACGCGGCATCACACGCCGGGGACCGCCACGGTGGCGACGGCCTGCGCCGTGCTGGGGTGCGAACCGGCGCACATGGTCAAGAACGTGCTGTATGACGCGGTGTTCTCGCAGGAAGGAGGAACGCTGCTCGTCCCGGTGCTGGTCAGCCTGCGCGGGGATCATGCCGTGAACCCGGTGAAGCTCTGGAACGCGGTGCAGGCCAGGGCCGAACGCTTCGGCGGCGGAACGCTGATTTCGCTGGAGGTCGCGCAGACCGGGGCGTGGGCGGAGGGAGAATTGCCGCTGGGCTATATCGCCCCCGATCTCCCCGACCGCGTGATCGCGCGGCGGGAAGGGCTTTACCCGGCCTTCCTGCGCCTGTGCGACGAGGCGGCGGCGGAAGCCCGGAACTTCACGACGGGCGCCAACGAGGCCGACTGGCATGTCACCGGGGCGAACTGGGGCGAGCACTACCAGTTGCCGGACGTGGTGGAGGTGCGTCAGGCGCGGGCGGGAGACGTTTTGTTGCACGATCCCTCACAAGTGCTGCACTCGGCCCGGGGCATCGAGGTGGGCCACGTCTTTCAACTGGGGACGAAGTACGCGCAGGCCATGAACGCGCGGTTTACCGCCGCCGACGGCACGGCCCAGCCCTTCCACATGGGCTGCTACGGCATCGGCGTGACGCGGCTGGCGCAGGCCATCGCCGAGCAACTCTCGGACGAACGCGGCCTGGTGTGGCCCGCCGTGATCGCCCCGTATCAGGTGATCCTGACCGTGGTGGACGTGCAGGACGAACGGCAGATGCAGGCCGCCGAGAGCCTGTACGCCCAGCTCCGGGCCGCGGGGGTGGACGTGCTGCTGGACGACCGCCCGGAACGCGCCGGGGTGAAGTTCGCGGACGCCGAGCTCACCGGCATTCCCTACCGCGTCACGCTGGGGCGCGCGCTGGACCAGGGGGAAGTGGAGGTCAAGGTCCGCCGGACAGGCGAGGTCAGGCGCCTGGCCCTGGCGGAAGTGGCCGCTGCCCTCCAGGGAGAGCCTGGGTGGGCGACTTCGCCTGCGGGAGCAGGGAGGGCAACATTGCTTCCTCACGCCTAA